The region TGAcctattttatctttttaaaagagGGCAATGTAACATATACTGACAAACTTCATTCAAATAGACAAGTAATAGCACTTCTACTTTGAGAACATTTTTCTTCAgttctcaaaacattttaagtgaAGATAATGAGATTGTGAAATAAAGGCATTCAAATCAAAGTGGCCAAAACACACACCGTCATTTCACGCATTCAAATAGCTTTTATCTCACGTTAACAATTTGGCTCACTTTGTTATCGACACAAAAACTTCAAAACAGGACTCATAATATTCAAGCCAACACCTCGGCTTTACAGCAGTTAAAAAATTGCCTCCAGTGGCTTTCAGTTGGGTAACGTTGGCAAATTAGTAACTTAAAAGGGATATCGCTACACCACAGCGACAACTGAGCCTGTTTAAAGTTAACGCTTAAAACGAGGCATccaagaggaaagaaaaaacaaataatccaTAACTTTGATCTGTGACAGCCCGGAGTCGATGGTAATCATACAGTACTCTCTGGCGCTCCTGGCCCATCACAGTATCTTGAATTCCTTATATGATTACAGGCCCTGTGTGAAGTTTTCAAATCAACAAAGAGGGTGTAGACTTTTACAGAAAGCTGATGTGGCTAGACCTATAACCTTGCTTATACTACAGATTATGAACAGTTAATAAGAGCCTTCCTAAACGCAGCTCCCGTATTTAAACCTGCAGCGAAGGAACAGCAACAGACACGGCAAAATGCATATAGCCAAGCCTTTTAAAGACAAATTACAGTGCTATGTATAATTTATAAGGAAGTTGATACATTTAGCAATGCAGTGTGCCTCCTCCTTAAAACATCCATCAGCTCCCCTTGAAGGACTTCACCTCCAGGCCTCTTTTAGCAGTGGCCAGCCCGGGAACACTCAGCCTCTGACTCTTTCTTGTCTCAACATCCTCCTTGCACGCATCAAACTCTTTAGGGCCTTCTAAACTTAGATGCAATCGACAAATTGACTCGAAAACTGGAGTTTGCGATACAAACCTACAGAATTAGAGTGCAATGTTTGAGCATTTAAGATGTATCCAGATCACGTGATGTGCACCATACCTTTGGTTAGTATAGGTGTTAATGGCATCCTAAAAAGATGAACTTCCTGTAGCCTTTGGTATCTAAACTCTCACAACCATAGATGCTGTTCTTTGCCTGAAGATTTGCAACTTAAACAGTGACTATAAAAATCACTAAGTCTCCAGGGTGGGGTGTGATCTGACAATCCTTTAAAACCTTCTGTGCATAGGTATTCCAACCATTCTTGTTGACAGTGTTCTTTTACTCCCACTTTTCTCGATACCAGTCCCTTGTTTCACCCTACAAATCTTCTCCATCCTCAGTGGTTTGGTGCAAAAGGATCAAGAGCGGCTAAAATTTTTCTAATAGCTCATTTTATGTCCTTTTATATCCCTCATCTCCTTGCTTTTTGTTTTCCCCCCGTCTAAATAATGAAATATCAGTACTCAAACGAAGAGCTACTTCTGCTTCAAAGTTGTTTCCAGGAAAAAAATGTAGGAACAGAATGAAAAGGGAGAAACTAATGCAGGAAGAGTAGTCAACAATGCCATTTTTCTACTCACCAGAATCTTCTTAAAGGAAAAAAGGACATCTCTCTTGCATCTGCAGAAATCTTTCTTATTGATTTAGCAAAGTTATAGAATAAACTCACTTTCCCCCCTcacttctttttgtctttttgttttttctcggGCTTTCGGTTCTGCTCAGCAGTTGTCACGCCGCGGGGCATGATCAGCACGCTGCCATCAGCGCTGTATTGGAGCGAGTACTCACTGGGAGGATAGGGCCGGCCCTCCTCATCCCGTAGCTGAGTGAACACCTCTTGGTACAGACTTTGCATCTTCTGCTTCATCTGCCGGAGGGAACGAATGAactccatcttctccttcagCAGACGGGCCTTGTTGCGCCTCAGGTCTTGGACGCCCTGCTCCAGGTTTATGATGGTGTCCAGCTTGCGCTTGCGGCAGTTCTGGGCCGCCATCTTGTTCTTGCCGCGCCTGCGGATGTCGCGGATGAGGGCTAGCTGGGCTTCACTCAGGTGGTGCTTGGCTAGAAGCTCGTTGAATTCTTCAACAGGCAGGTTGATGATCTTTTCGTTGGAGAAGGGGATTTTCATGGCCCGGGCTCGGCGTTCATCGCGGCTTGCGTGCTTGTCGTGCAAGTCCTGATGAGGTTGAAGCTTTGAATGCTGTTTGTCGCGGACAGTCTTCTTCCCAGTTGAAATGGGGAGCTCTGGGTGCTCAGAGAACGCAGAGGAAAGCGGCAGGTTGTAAGTATGATTGTGGCTGATGCTGTCGAGCTGAGGGAGCCCGTGGAACTGGGTGGGGTCCTGATAACTCATACGGCAGAGCTTACTATATCCAGGCTGATAACCCCCTACAGcaccttcctctgtctccacaGTGGCAACCTCAGAGTCGGTGCTGTACCCCACAGCTCCCTCCTCTGAGAAGGTGGCAGACGTTGAAGAGGAAGACGCTGCAGAAGAGCAGGATGTCTCAGAGCTGCTTGGGGAGGCCGGGCTGTGGCTGGAGTCCAGGGAAAGACCAGAATCTGAGTCAAGCTCATCCTCCAACTGGGAAGCTTGGGCCTGGCTGAAGCCCTCTTCCATGGCAAGGTCCAGCAAGCTGATCTCATCGAGCATGGACTCTTCCAGCAGGGTGCTGAATGGATCGGGCAGGATAGGTGTGGATGTAATGTTGTTACTAGAACTATTAATGTGTGGTGGGAGAAAGATCCCGGTCAGGTTAGTGGCTCCAAACGTGGAGTTGATGTTGCTGGAGTTGCTGGAAGAAAGTCTGGGCATGGTGGTTCTTGGGGTGATGGTAATAGAGTCCAACTGAGGATTGAAAATCTGGGGGAAGTCTTGGCTGCAGCTGGGGAGGGAGGCCTGGTGAAGGCTGACATCCTGGTTTACCGGTGTTGAGGGAGCAGAAAGTTCAAAGTTTCCCACGCTTGACTCAGTTGTCCCACTTGTGTCATTGACACTGCTGGAGTTGGAGTTGAGCGAAGTGTTGTTCACTTCCATTGCCTTTGAACAGAAAGATTTTGTTAGGggaaatatacatatatttctcaaattataaagcacatttttgTGCTAAATGATTATGAGacaaaatctgtatttttatcttctttttatgatgaaattgacacacactttgacacagtaaagaggctttttttttcttcaaatatttATACTTTCAAATATGCTGTTGCCCTAAGATGAACACTTTTAATGGAGAAggatttttt is a window of Siniperca chuatsi isolate FFG_IHB_CAS linkage group LG20, ASM2008510v1, whole genome shotgun sequence DNA encoding:
- the nfe2l1b gene encoding endoplasmic reticulum membrane sensor NFE2L1b encodes the protein MLYLKKYFTEGLIQFTILLSLIGVRVDLDTYLSNQLPPLREIILGPSSAYTQTQFHNLRNTLDGYGIHPKSVDLDHFFTTRRLLNQVRQLDRLSVPSTELNTWLVHRDSETVVSASSQSSPSITLDNGAGLEDVNNPDATPAMRGGSGAPESTYNLNAADSSLGAVAPEGNQEQGSRDGNDDLTKEDIDLIDILWRQDIDLGAGREVFNYSNRQKESEEEKPSPHENKDGNEEQESWRNGVNLQGAQPVDGETGESIPEQLPGIGSQTSLSLQECLRLLEATFPFGEESEFTAPVVPPEIDSNEEAPSTSQGLPLAPQLPPAEPQLDLEQQWQDIMAIMELQAMEVNNTSLNSNSSSVNDTSGTTESSVGNFELSAPSTPVNQDVSLHQASLPSCSQDFPQIFNPQLDSITITPRTTMPRLSSSNSSNINSTFGATNLTGIFLPPHINSSSNNITSTPILPDPFSTLLEESMLDEISLLDLAMEEGFSQAQASQLEDELDSDSGLSLDSSHSPASPSSSETSCSSAASSSSTSATFSEEGAVGYSTDSEVATVETEEGAVGGYQPGYSKLCRMSYQDPTQFHGLPQLDSISHNHTYNLPLSSAFSEHPELPISTGKKTVRDKQHSKLQPHQDLHDKHASRDERRARAMKIPFSNEKIINLPVEEFNELLAKHHLSEAQLALIRDIRRRGKNKMAAQNCRKRKLDTIINLEQGVQDLRRNKARLLKEKMEFIRSLRQMKQKMQSLYQEVFTQLRDEEGRPYPPSEYSLQYSADGSVLIMPRGVTTAEQNRKPEKKQKDKKK